From the genome of Apodemus sylvaticus chromosome 3, mApoSyl1.1, whole genome shotgun sequence, one region includes:
- the Myorg gene encoding myogenesis-regulating glycosidase, with protein sequence MPQNLQEKSQAYPRHRPGSQTGPKSLKVLPGATMYTFLPDNFSPAKPKPTKDLRPLLCSALLGLLLVLAAVVAWCYYSASLRKAERLRAELLDLNRGGFSIRNQKGEQVFRLAFRSGALDLDSCSRDGALLGCSRAADGRPLHFFIQTVRPKDTVMCYRVRWEEVAPGRAVEHAMFLGDAAAHWYGGAEMRTQHWPIRLDGQQEPQPFVTSDVYSSDAAFGGILERYWLSSRAAAIKVNDSVPFHLGWNSTERSMRLQARYHDTSYKPPAGRTAAPELSYRVCVGSDVTSIHKYMVRRYFNKPSRVPASEAFRDPIWSTWALYGRTVDQNKVLQFAQQIRQHRFNSSHLEIDDMYTPAYGDFHFDEGKFPNASDMFHRLRDAGFRVTLWVHPFVNYNSSSFGEGVERELFVREPTGRLPALVRWWNGIGAVLDFTRPEAREWFQGHLRRLRSSYNVTSFKFDAGEVSYLPRDFSTYKPLSDPSVWSRRYTEMAEPFFSLAEVRVGYQSQNISCFFRLVDRDSVWGYDLGLRSLIPAVLTVSMLGYPFILPDMIGGNAVPERTARRQDGPGPERELYVRWLEVAAFMPAMQFSIPPWQYDAEVVAIAHKFAALRASLVAPLLLELAGEITDTGDPIVRPLWWIAPGDETAHRIDSQFLIGDTLLVAPVLEPGKQERDVYLPAGKWRSYKGELFDKTPVLLTDYPVDLDEVAYFTWAS encoded by the coding sequence ATGCCCCAGAACCTTCAGGAGAAGAGCCAGGCCTACCCCCGACATCGACCTGGTAGCCAGACAGGCCCTAAAAGTCTCAAAGTTCTCCCGGGAGCCACCATGTACACTTTCCTGCCTGACAATTTTTCACCTGCCAAACCCAAGCCCACTAAAGATCTGAGGCCTCTGCTGTGCTCCGCGCTACTTGGACTGCTGCTGGTGCTGGCCGCAGTTGTGGCCTGGTGCTATTACAGCGCCTCGCTACGCAAAGCTGAACGCCTGCGCGCAGAGCTGCTGGACCTGAACCGTGGCGGCTTCTCCATCCGCAACCAGAAGGGTGAGCAAGTCTTCCGCTTGGCCTTCCGTTCTGGTGCTCTGGACCTTGACTCCTGCAGCCGGGATGGTGCCCTGCTTGGCTGCTCCCGAGCGGCCGATGGACGCCCGTTGCACTTCTTTATCCAGACTGTGCGACCTAAGGACACTGTAATGTGTTACCGTGTGCGCTGGGAGGAAGTTGCACCAGGGCGTGCTGTGGAGCACGCAATGTTTCTAGGAGATGCTGCGGCGCACTGGTACGGCGGCGCAGAGATGAGGACGCAACACTGGCCCATCCGCCTAGATGGCCAGCAAGAGCCGCAGCCATTTGTCACGAGCGACGTCTACTCTTCTGACGCCGCATTCGGGGGCATCCTTGAGCGTTACTGGCTATCTTCACGCGCGGCCGCCATCAAAGTCAATGATTCAGTGCCCTTCCACCTGGGCTGGAACAGCACGGAGCGTTCGATGCGATTGCAGGCACGCTACCACGACACATCTTACAAGCCACCGGCCGGCCGTACTGCGGCGCCAGAGCTCAGCTACCGCGTGTGCGTGGGCTCGGATGTCACCTCCATCCACAAGTACATGGTTCGACGTTACTTCAACAAGCCATCCAGAGTACCAGCGTCAGAGGCCTTCCGAGACCCCATTTGGTCCACGTGGGCACTGTATGGGCGCACTGTGGACCAGAACAAGGTGCTGCAATTCGCCCAGCAGATCCGCCAGCACCGCTTTAACAGCAGCCACCTGGAAATCGATGACATGTACACGCCCGCCTATGGCGACTTTCATTTCGACGAGGGCAAGTTCCCCAACGCCAGTGACATGTTCCACCGCCTGCGGGATGCTGGCTTCCGCGTCACACTTTGGGTGCATCCGTTTGTCAACTATAACTCGTCGAGCTTCGGAGAAGGTGTGGAGCGCGAGCTGTTCGTGCGCGAGCCCACGGGCCGGCTGCCCGCGCTGGTGCGCTGGTGGAATGGCATTGGCGCCGTGCTGGACTTCACGCGCCCAGAGGCCCGAGAGTGGTTCCAGGGACACCTACGGCGCCTGCGCTCCAGCTACAACGTGACCTCCTTTAAGTTCGACGCGGGTGAGGTCAGCTACCTGCCCCGGGACTTCAGCACCTACAAGCCTCTGTCTGACCCCAGTGTGTGGAGCAGGCGGTACACCGAGATGGCGGAACCCTTCTTCTCGCTAGCCGAGGTCCGTGTGGGGTACCAGTCACAGAACATCTCCTGCTTCTTCCGTCTAGTGGACCGCGACTCGGTATGGGGCTACGACCTGGGGCTGCGCTCTCTTATCCCTGCGGTGCTCACCGTCAGTATGCTGGGCTATCCGTTCATCTTGCCCGATATGATAGGTGGCAACGCGGTGCCGGAGCGCACTGCCCGCCGCCAAGATGGGCCGGGGCCAGAGCGCGAGCTCTACGTGCGCTGGCTGGAGGTGGCCGCCTTCATGCCTGCCATGCAGTTTTCAATCCCTCCTTGGCAGTACGACGCAGAAGTGGTAGCCATCGCACACAAATTCGCCGCTCTGCGCGCCTCCCTCGTGGCGCCACTgctcctggagcttgctggtgAGATCACCGACACCGGCGACCCCATCGTGCGCCCCCTGTGGTGGATCGCACCCGGGGATGAAACGGCTCATCGCATTGACTCACAGTTCCTCATCGGGGACACGCTGCTGGTGGCGCCGGTGCTAGAGCCTGGGAAGCAAGAGCGTGATGTCTACCTGCCTGCCGGCAAATGGCGAAGCTACAAGGGCGAGCTTTTTGACAAGACGCCCGTGCTGCTCACGGATTACCCGGTCGACCTGGATGAGGTCGCCTATTTCACCTGGGCTTCCTGA
- the C3H9orf24 gene encoding spermatid-specific manchette-related protein 1 isoform X1 encodes MFLFSRKTKTPISTYSDSYRAPTSIKEVYKDPPLWAWEANKFVTPGLTQTMHRHVDPEALQKMAKCAAQDYTYKNSLSGHPYLPEKYWLSPDEEDKYCTSCLDNDRYNAWKTSPYNNYWNKYTTYLPRLSKDTGMETVVRGMEYPPKPERLNAYEREVVVNMLNSLSRNRTLPQIVPRCGCLDPLPGRLPYQGYESPCSGRHYCLRGMDYCTTGEPSTERRLRPLCSQQPTVRSVSPFGHRPGMQCAVTTPPPSFYPFPNLRWDTSHFKKTGGPQRNNYVVHPEFVSENYPVYPS; translated from the exons ATGTTCCTCTTCTCCCGGAAGACCAAGACCCCCATCAGCACCTACAGTGACTCCTACAGGGCTCCAACCTCCATCAAGGAGGTCTACAAGGATCCACCTCTATGGGCCTGGGAGGCAAACAAGTTTGTGACCCCA GGTCTGACTCAGACTATGCACCGCCATGTGGATCCTGAGGCCCTGCAGAAGATGGCCAAGTGTGCTGCACAGGACTACACCTATAAGAATTCCTTATCAGGCCACCCCTACTTGCCTGAGAAATACTGGCTCTCTCCAGATGAAG AGGACAAATACTGTACAAGCTGCCTGGACAATGACCGCTATAACGCATGGAAGACAAGTCCTTACAACAACTACTGGAACAAGTATACTACCTATCTTCCTCGACTGTCCAAG GACACCGGGATGGAGACGGTAGTTCGAGGAATGGAATATCCTCCCAAGCCAGAGCGCCTCAACGCCTACG AGCGCGAGGTAGTGGTGAACATGCTGAACTCGCTGTCCCGGAACCGGACTCTGCCACAGATTGTACCCCGCTGCGGGTGCTTGGACCCTCTGCCGGGCCGACTGCCATATCAAGGATACGAAAGCCCTTGCTCCGGCCGCCACTACTGTCTGCGCGGGATGGACTACTGCACCACCGGGGAGCCTAGCACAGAACGCCGCCTGCGGCCTTTGTGCTCGCAGCAGCCGACTGTAAG GAGTGTGTCGCCCTTCGGTCACCGGCCAGGAATGCAATGTGCTGTTACAACTCCCCCGCCATCATTCTACCCGTTTCCCAACCTTAG ATGGGACACAAGTCATTTCAAGAAGACCGGTGGTCCCCAGAGAAACAACTATGTTGTCCATCCTGAGTTTGTGTCTGAGAACTATCCTGTCTACCCTTCCTAG
- the C3H9orf24 gene encoding spermatid-specific manchette-related protein 1 isoform X2, whose translation METVVRGMEYPPKPERLNAYEREVVVNMLNSLSRNRTLPQIVPRCGSVSPFGHRPGMQCAVTTPPPSFYPFPNLRWDTSHFKKTGGPQRNNYVVHPEFVSENYPVYPS comes from the exons ATGGAGACGGTAGTTCGAGGAATGGAATATCCTCCCAAGCCAGAGCGCCTCAACGCCTACG AGCGCGAGGTAGTGGTGAACATGCTGAACTCGCTGTCCCGGAACCGGACTCTGCCACAGATTGTACCCCGCTGCGG GAGTGTGTCGCCCTTCGGTCACCGGCCAGGAATGCAATGTGCTGTTACAACTCCCCCGCCATCATTCTACCCGTTTCCCAACCTTAG ATGGGACACAAGTCATTTCAAGAAGACCGGTGGTCCCCAGAGAAACAACTATGTTGTCCATCCTGAGTTTGTGTCTGAGAACTATCCTGTCTACCCTTCCTAG
- the Fam219a gene encoding protein FAM219A isoform X3: protein MMEEIDRFQDPAAASISDRDCAAREGESVAMNYKPSPLQVTLEKQRELARKGSLKNGSMGSPVNQQPKKNNVMARTRLVVPNKGYSSLDQSPDEKPLVALDTDSDDDFDMSRYSSSGYSSAEQINQDLNIQLLKDGYRLDEIPDDEDLDLIPPKSVNPTCMCCQATSSTACHIQ, encoded by the exons GACCCAGCCGCAGCCTCTATCTCAGACCGAGACTGTGCCGCGCGGGAGGGTGAGTCAGTAGCCATGAATTACAAACCATCCCCGCTCCAAGTGACGCTGG AGAAGCAAAGGGAGCTGGCCCGGAAGGGCTCCCTGAAGAACGGCAGCATGGGCAGCCCTGTCAACCAGCAACCCAAGAAGAACAACGTCATGGCCCGGACGAG GCTGGTCGTCCCTAATAAAGGCTACTCCTCGCTTGACCAGAGCCCTGATGAGAAGCCACTGGTAGCTCTTGACACAGACAG CGACGATGATTTTGACATGTCCAGATACTCTTCGTCTGGCTATTCCTCTGCAGAG CAGATCAACCAAGATTTGAACATCCAGCTGCTGAAAGATGGCTACCGGTTAGACGAGATCCCCGACGACGAGGACCTAGATCTCATCCCCCCCAAGTCCGTGAACCCCACCTGCATGTGTTGTCAGGCCACCTCCTCCACCGCCTGCCACATTCAGTAG
- the Fam219a gene encoding protein FAM219A isoform X6 produces the protein MMEEIDRFQDPAAASISDRDCAAREEKQRELARKGSLKNGSMGSPVNQQPKKNNVMARTRLVVPNKGYSSLDQSPDEKPLVALDTDSDDDFDMSRYSSSGYSSAEQINQDLNIQLLKDGYRLDEIPDDEDLDLIPPKSVNPTCMCCQATSSTACHIQ, from the exons GACCCAGCCGCAGCCTCTATCTCAGACCGAGACTGTGCCGCGCGGGAGG AGAAGCAAAGGGAGCTGGCCCGGAAGGGCTCCCTGAAGAACGGCAGCATGGGCAGCCCTGTCAACCAGCAACCCAAGAAGAACAACGTCATGGCCCGGACGAG GCTGGTCGTCCCTAATAAAGGCTACTCCTCGCTTGACCAGAGCCCTGATGAGAAGCCACTGGTAGCTCTTGACACAGACAG CGACGATGATTTTGACATGTCCAGATACTCTTCGTCTGGCTATTCCTCTGCAGAG CAGATCAACCAAGATTTGAACATCCAGCTGCTGAAAGATGGCTACCGGTTAGACGAGATCCCCGACGACGAGGACCTAGATCTCATCCCCCCCAAGTCCGTGAACCCCACCTGCATGTGTTGTCAGGCCACCTCCTCCACCGCCTGCCACATTCAGTAG